Proteins encoded in a region of the Gemmatimonadaceae bacterium genome:
- a CDS encoding DUF72 domain-containing protein, with protein MSDTRRDTRHDPGTERARARGDAHSFSRRFTVGSTDLRVGTAGWTDRTLTAHGVFYPDDAKTPEDRLRYYASRFALVEADMGFYAIPDRALTERWVERTPGDFVFDVKGHALMTGHATDVARLPRLIRDELPSELGPRVYAKDLPESIQGDVWRLFSDAMAPLHESGRLGAILLQFAPWVVPNRGTPAMLTKIRERLGDLPVSTEFRHPSWLAPRLRERLWAQLRDHGMTYVVADTPPGTKTSLPIVPAVTTPGLAVVRLHGRRSELWGAREATVLEKYRYLYDADELAEWLPTILELAEAAERVHVVFNNCYANYGTTNAAELAALIDDTMK; from the coding sequence ATGAGCGACACGCGGCGCGACACCCGGCACGACCCCGGCACCGAGCGCGCGAGGGCACGCGGCGACGCCCACTCGTTCTCGCGGCGATTTACCGTTGGTTCGACGGATCTTCGCGTCGGTACCGCGGGGTGGACCGATCGGACGCTCACCGCGCACGGAGTCTTCTATCCGGACGACGCCAAAACGCCGGAGGACCGGCTGCGCTATTACGCGTCTCGGTTCGCGCTGGTGGAGGCCGACATGGGCTTCTACGCGATCCCGGACCGGGCGCTCACGGAGCGATGGGTCGAGCGCACACCCGGCGACTTCGTGTTCGACGTCAAAGGCCACGCGCTGATGACCGGCCATGCGACCGACGTCGCCCGCCTCCCGCGCCTGATTCGCGACGAGCTGCCTTCGGAGCTTGGTCCTCGCGTGTACGCCAAGGACCTGCCTGAGTCGATTCAGGGCGACGTATGGCGCCTCTTTAGCGACGCCATGGCGCCACTGCATGAGTCTGGAAGACTTGGAGCGATTCTTCTCCAGTTCGCGCCTTGGGTGGTCCCAAACCGGGGAACCCCGGCCATGCTCACCAAAATCCGTGAGCGGCTCGGCGACCTTCCCGTGTCCACGGAGTTCCGCCACCCAAGCTGGCTCGCTCCTCGTCTGCGAGAGCGCCTGTGGGCCCAGCTTCGCGATCACGGGATGACCTACGTGGTCGCGGACACGCCGCCAGGCACCAAGACCAGCCTGCCCATCGTTCCCGCCGTCACGACACCGGGTTTGGCGGTCGTTCGGCTGCACGGGCGGCGAAGCGAGCTCTGGGGTGCGCGCGAGGCGACTGTCCTCGAGAAATACCGCTACCTCTACGACGCCGACGAGCTCGCCGAGTGGCTGCCGACGATTCTGGAGCTCGCCGAGGCGGCCGAACGCGTGCACGTCGTCTTCAACAATTGCTACGCGAACTACGGAACGACAAACGCGGCCGAATTGGCCGCGTTGATCGATGACACGATGAAGTGA